The Eleutherodactylus coqui strain aEleCoq1 chromosome 6, aEleCoq1.hap1, whole genome shotgun sequence genome window below encodes:
- the C6H1orf43 gene encoding protein C1orf43 homolog isoform X2, giving the protein MAKSSSTRSNWLSGVNVVLVMAYGSLVFVLLFIFVKRQIMRFAMKSRRGPHVPVGHNAPKDLREEIDNRLSKVQDIRFEPRLLAEGDERMLQLNTPGCYNYLYRMKTLDAVKDSDIPFQENNKFPKSSVGKNFQAYMLEMKNASSPYKGVRKTLLDTLTEGYDAARCGTGIYGKTDHEKFVEALAELSAFVQSREAGNQRHRQSAAKDLTASPESSGTPTIQVTYLPSSQKSKRAKHFLELKSFKDNYNTLESTL; this is encoded by the exons ATGGCCAAGTCGTCGAGCACCAGAAGTAACTGGCTATCCGGAGTCAATGTGGTGCTGGTCATGGCTTACGGCAGCCTG GTGTTTGTCCTCCTGTTCATCTTCGTGAAGAGACAGATAATGCGATTTGCCATGAAGTCTCGTAGAGGCCCCCACGTCCCTGTAGGACACAATGCACCCAAG GATTTGAGGGAGGAAATCGACAACCGACTCTCCAAGGTGCAGGACATCAGGTTtgagccgcgacttctggcggaGGGAGACGAGCGGATGCTGCAGCTAAACACTCCAG GCTGCTACAACTATCTGTACAGGATGAAGACGCTGGACGCCGTAAAAGATTCTG ACATCCCCTTCCAAGAAAACAACAAATTCCCTAAATCTTCAGTGGGAAAGAATTTCCAAGCCTACATGCTGGAGATGAAGAACGCCAGCTCGCCCTACAAGGGGGTGCGGAAGACCTTACTGGACACCCTGACGGAGGGGTATGACGCTGCACGTTGTGGGACTGGG ATTTACGGTAAGACGGACCACGAGAAGTTCGTGGAGGCGCTGGCGGAGCTGTCGGCATT CGTACAGTCCAGGGAGGCAGGAAATCAACGGCACCGCCAGTCTGCCGCCAAAGACCTGACCGCGTCTCCGGAGAGCTCCGGTACCCCAACCATCCAGGTGACCTACCTGCCGTCCAGCCAGAAGAGCAAGAGAGCCAAACACTTCCTGGAACTGAAGAGCTTCAAGGACAACTACAACACTCTGGAGAGCACCCTGTGA
- the C6H1orf43 gene encoding protein C1orf43 homolog isoform X1, producing the protein MAKSSSTRSNWLSGVNVVLVMAYGSLVFVLLFIFVKRQIMRFAMKSRRGPHVPVGHNAPKDLREEIDNRLSKVQDIRFEPRLLAEGDERMLQLNTPGCYNYLYRMKTLDAVKDSDIPFQENNKFPKSSVGKNFQAYMLEMKNASSPYKGVRKTLLDTLTEGYDAARCGTGRTVQGGRKSTAPPVCRQRPDRVSGELRYPNHPGDLPAVQPEEQESQTLPGTEELQGQLQHSGEHPVSAPVWLAPTAQEWQSWEELRIFWHGSEDDGAHAGVLPALTCASRTADRWRSATCVESSSMADVTVTDLRGNVLPSATHLYILYYTVYICTWDSARFFVL; encoded by the exons ATGGCCAAGTCGTCGAGCACCAGAAGTAACTGGCTATCCGGAGTCAATGTGGTGCTGGTCATGGCTTACGGCAGCCTG GTGTTTGTCCTCCTGTTCATCTTCGTGAAGAGACAGATAATGCGATTTGCCATGAAGTCTCGTAGAGGCCCCCACGTCCCTGTAGGACACAATGCACCCAAG GATTTGAGGGAGGAAATCGACAACCGACTCTCCAAGGTGCAGGACATCAGGTTtgagccgcgacttctggcggaGGGAGACGAGCGGATGCTGCAGCTAAACACTCCAG GCTGCTACAACTATCTGTACAGGATGAAGACGCTGGACGCCGTAAAAGATTCTG ACATCCCCTTCCAAGAAAACAACAAATTCCCTAAATCTTCAGTGGGAAAGAATTTCCAAGCCTACATGCTGGAGATGAAGAACGCCAGCTCGCCCTACAAGGGGGTGCGGAAGACCTTACTGGACACCCTGACGGAGGGGTATGACGCTGCACGTTGTGGGACTGGG CGTACAGTCCAGGGAGGCAGGAAATCAACGGCACCGCCAGTCTGCCGCCAAAGACCTGACCGCGTCTCCGGAGAGCTCCGGTACCCCAACCATCCAGGTGACCTACCTGCCGTCCAGCCAGAAGAGCAAGAGAGCCAAACACTTCCTGGAACTGAAGAGCTTCAAGGACAACTACAACACTCTGGAGAGCACCCTGTGAGCGCCCCCGTGTGGTTAGCTCCAACAGCACAAGAGTGGCAGTCATGGGAGGAGCTGCGCATCTTCTGGCACGGATCGGAAGATGATGGCGCCCATGCTGGAGTTCTCCCTGCTCTCACCTGTGCTTCTAGGACGGCAGACAGATGGCGGTCAGCCACTTGTGTAGAGAGCAGCAGTATGGCGGATGTCACTGTGACGGACCTGAGGGGCAACGTACTGCCATCTGCAACACACctgtacatactgtattatactgtgtatatatgtacatggGACTCCGCAAGGTTCTTCGTTCTGTAG